CTATATCAAGGCGGTTCAGGAGTACAACGTGAAGGTGAGGTCGTTTCCATCCAACCTGACCGCTATGCTGTTCGGGATGACAACCAAGCCGTCGTTCACCGTCGCCGATGAGGCCCAGATCTCGCGGGCGCCCACGGTGGACTTCGCCCCCGCCCCGGCGCCGTCGCGCTGAGCGCCGCGGCGAAAGGGTTGTCGGCTGTCGGGGCGCACGGCCGCGCGGCCCGCCGCTGGGGCTTGGCGGTCCTGGCGCTGGGCTTGTGCACCGTGTTGTGGGCCGAGGTCCCCGTGCCCGTGCTCACGGCGCGCGTGACCGATCTCACCGGCACGCTCAAACCCGCAGAGATCCAGGCGCTCGAAGACCGGCTGCGTGACTTTGAAACCCGGAAGGGCGCCCAGATCGCCGTGCTCATCGTTCCGAGCACGGCGCCCGACGCGATAGAGGGGTATTCGATCCGCGTCGTCGAGAATTGGAAGCTCGGGCGCAAGGGGGTGGACGACGGCGTGCTTCTCTTGGTCGCGAAGGACGATCAGCGGGTGCGGATCGAGGTCGGGTATGGCCTCGAAGGGGTGATCCCGGATGCCCTGGCGAGCCGCATCATCAACGAGGCGATCACGCCGCGCTTCAAGGCAGGCGATTTCCATGGCGGGATCACGGCCGGGGTCGAGCGCCTCATGGGGCTCATTGCCGGCGAGCCCCTGCCGGCCCCGGCGGAGACGTCCCCCTCTCCCATCGGGGACCTCCTGCCCCTCGTCTTCATCCCCGCCCTCATCGCCGCGCAGGTGCTCCACCGGGTGTTCGGCCGTCTGGTCGGCGCGGGGCTCGGGGGCGCCATGGCCGGGGGTATCATCTGGTGGCTAGTCGGGTCCTGGCTCGGGGCCCTCATCGCGGCCGCCGTCGCGTTTTTCATCCTGTTCGCCCAGGACCCGAGCGCGAGCGTCTTCCGAGGCCGGGGACGCTACGGCGGCATGGGCGGCGGTTTCGGCCGGGGAGGTTGGGGCCGCTCCGGCGGGGGCGGCGGGTTCTCGGGCGGTGGCGGGGGCTTCGGAGGCGGCGGGGCCTCGGGGCGCTGGTAATAGACCCTGGGTACAGACCGTAAGCAATAGGACTCGGGTGATGGACCTCGCGCGCGTGTTTCGGCATCTGCTATTTCCAGGGCTCCTGGTGCGGCGGGCGTTCCCGGCGGCGGCGCTCTCGCGCATCGAGGCGGCCATCGCTGCCTCGGAGTCCCGGCACAGGGGACAGATCCGCTACGCGGTGGAGGGGGCGCTGGACCTCCGGCCCCTTATCGCCGGTCAGACGGCGCGCGAGCGGGCCATCGAGGTGTTCTCCGCCCTGCACATCTGGGATACCGAGGAAAACAACGGCGTCCTCATCTACCTCCTGCTTGCCGACCGCGACGTCGAGATCGTCGCGGACCGCGCCATCGCCAGGCACGTCGGCCCCGCGGGCTTTGAGGCGATCTGCCGGCGCATGGAGGAGGAGTTCCGCGCCGGCCGCTTTACGCGCGGCGTGGTCGAAGGGATCGAGGCGGTGGGCCATCACCTCGCGCTACACTACCCCGCAGGGGAGGAGCCGCGCGACGAGTTGCCGGATGCGCCCGTCATCCTATGAAATCCATCCTATGAAACCCATCCCGTGAAAAAGCTAGTGATCGCATGACCCTGATCCCTTCACGAGCGACCCTCCCCAAGGACCGCGAGCCGACCTTGCGGATCGTGCCCATGCCCTCGGACACCAACTTCGCCGGCAACATCTTCGGGGGCTGGATCCTCTCCCAGGTCGATATCGCGGGCAGCATCCCGGCGATCCGCCGCGCGCGCGGGCGCGTGACCACCGTGGCCGTCAACTCGGTCGAGTTCCATGAGCCGGTGTTCGTCGGCGACATCGTGAGCTGCTACGCCGAGGTGGTGCGGGTCGGCCGCACCTCGATCACGGTGCAGGTC
The sequence above is a segment of the Pseudomonadota bacterium genome. Coding sequences within it:
- a CDS encoding YgcG family protein, translating into MSAVGAHGRAARRWGLAVLALGLCTVLWAEVPVPVLTARVTDLTGTLKPAEIQALEDRLRDFETRKGAQIAVLIVPSTAPDAIEGYSIRVVENWKLGRKGVDDGVLLLVAKDDQRVRIEVGYGLEGVIPDALASRIINEAITPRFKAGDFHGGITAGVERLMGLIAGEPLPAPAETSPSPIGDLLPLVFIPALIAAQVLHRVFGRLVGAGLGGAMAGGIIWWLVGSWLGALIAAAVAFFILFAQDPSASVFRGRGRYGGMGGGFGRGGWGRSGGGGGFSGGGGGFGGGGASGRW
- a CDS encoding TPM domain-containing protein yields the protein MDLARVFRHLLFPGLLVRRAFPAAALSRIEAAIAASESRHRGQIRYAVEGALDLRPLIAGQTARERAIEVFSALHIWDTEENNGVLIYLLLADRDVEIVADRAIARHVGPAGFEAICRRMEEEFRAGRFTRGVVEGIEAVGHHLALHYPAGEEPRDELPDAPVIL
- a CDS encoding acyl-CoA thioesterase — its product is MTLIPSRATLPKDREPTLRIVPMPSDTNFAGNIFGGWILSQVDIAGSIPAIRRARGRVTTVAVNSVEFHEPVFVGDIVSCYAEVVRVGRTSITVQVDVYAERNPARVECIRVTQAVLTFVAIDEHRKPRVVPPEIEPPGSR